Proteins encoded by one window of Kribbella italica:
- a CDS encoding bifunctional 3,4-dihydroxy-2-butanone-4-phosphate synthase/GTP cyclohydrolase II — protein sequence MGEVLKLDTIEHAIDEIRAGRAVIVVDDEDRENEGDLIFAASKATPELLAFLIRHSSGVVCVPMEGAELDRLGIPLMTPHNREKLRTAYTVSVDARDHIETGISAADRARTIRVLADSASESFDLVQPGHVFPLRARDGGVLVRPGHTEASIDLARMAGLRPSAVISELVNDDGSMKRGAELRAFADEHGLVLVSIADLIAYRRRTESQIERVATTTLPTRYGDFVAHGYRNTVDGSEQLALVRGEIGDGPTLVRLHSECLTGDVFGSLRCDCGPQLDEAMRQVAAEGGVVVYLRGHEGRGIGLLHKLQAYELQDAGRDTVDANLDLGLPADARDYGTGAQILADLGVKSAKLLTNNPDKLAGVQGYGIEVVERLGISIDPTEHNLRYLRTKRDRMGHHLPTGTDEKGVQ from the coding sequence ATGGGCGAGGTACTGAAGCTCGACACGATCGAGCACGCGATCGACGAGATCCGCGCCGGCCGCGCGGTGATCGTGGTCGACGACGAGGACCGGGAGAACGAGGGCGACCTGATCTTCGCCGCCTCCAAGGCGACGCCGGAGCTGCTGGCGTTCCTGATCCGGCACAGCTCGGGTGTCGTCTGCGTGCCGATGGAGGGCGCCGAGCTGGACCGGCTGGGCATCCCGCTGATGACCCCGCACAACCGGGAGAAGCTGCGCACGGCGTACACGGTCTCGGTCGACGCCCGCGACCACATCGAGACCGGGATCTCGGCGGCCGACCGGGCCCGGACGATCCGGGTGCTGGCCGACTCCGCGTCGGAGTCGTTCGACCTGGTGCAGCCGGGGCACGTGTTCCCGCTGCGGGCGCGCGACGGCGGCGTCCTGGTGCGCCCGGGGCACACCGAGGCGTCGATCGACCTGGCCCGGATGGCCGGGCTGCGGCCGTCCGCGGTGATCTCCGAGCTGGTGAACGACGACGGGTCGATGAAACGCGGCGCGGAGCTGCGGGCGTTCGCCGACGAGCACGGCCTGGTGCTGGTCTCGATCGCGGACCTGATCGCGTACCGGCGGCGGACCGAGAGCCAGATCGAGCGGGTCGCGACCACCACCCTGCCCACCCGGTACGGCGACTTCGTTGCCCACGGCTACCGGAACACCGTCGACGGGTCGGAGCAGCTGGCGCTGGTCCGCGGCGAGATCGGCGACGGGCCGACGCTGGTCCGGCTGCACTCGGAGTGCCTGACCGGCGACGTGTTCGGCTCGCTGCGCTGCGACTGCGGTCCGCAGCTCGACGAGGCGATGCGGCAGGTCGCGGCCGAAGGCGGCGTCGTGGTCTACCTGCGCGGTCACGAGGGCCGGGGGATCGGCCTGCTGCACAAGCTGCAGGCCTACGAGCTGCAGGACGCGGGCCGGGACACGGTCGACGCGAACCTGGACCTCGGGCTGCCCGCCGACGCCCGCGACTACGGCACCGGCGCGCAGATCCTGGCCGACCTCGGCGTCAAGTCGGCCAAGCTGCTGACCAACAACCCGGACAAGCTGGCCGGCGTCCAGGGCTACGGCATCGAGGTCGTCGAGCGGCTCGGGATCTCGATCGACCCGACCGAGCACAACCTGCGCTACCTGCGCACCAAGCGCGACCGGATGGGCCACCACCTGCCCACCGGCACGGACGAAAAGGGAGTTCAGTAG
- the ribD gene encoding bifunctional diaminohydroxyphosphoribosylaminopyrimidine deaminase/5-amino-6-(5-phosphoribosylamino)uracil reductase RibD yields the protein MNNASPIDVAWMRRAIELAARGIGSTHPNPVVGCVITGRDGHPVGEGYHEQAGGPHAEVNALRMAGPRARGGTAYVTLEPCNHTGRTGPCADALIEAGIGRVVYAVPDPNAQAAGGGEKLRTKDIQVDQGVLRAEAEEVNHVWLHSVRTGRPFVTWKFATTLDGRSAAPDRTSRWITGEAARADVHRKRAECDAIAVGTQTVLDDDPELTVRDEHDRPAGRQPLRVVVGDRDVPETARVRNDRAETLLLPTHDPNEVLRQLDDHQIRHLWLEGGPTLAAAFLRAGLVDQIVAYVAPALLGSGFSAVGDLGAESIDHLRRFTLADVTRLGDDVRLTLTPLGGK from the coding sequence GTGAACAACGCTTCACCGATCGACGTGGCCTGGATGCGGCGTGCGATCGAGCTGGCCGCCCGCGGGATCGGCAGCACCCATCCCAACCCGGTCGTCGGCTGTGTGATCACCGGCCGCGACGGGCATCCCGTCGGCGAGGGGTACCACGAGCAGGCCGGCGGCCCGCACGCCGAGGTGAACGCGCTGCGGATGGCCGGTCCCCGGGCCCGCGGCGGTACGGCGTACGTGACGCTCGAGCCCTGCAACCACACCGGCCGGACCGGGCCGTGTGCCGACGCGCTGATCGAGGCCGGCATCGGCCGCGTCGTGTACGCCGTACCGGATCCGAACGCGCAGGCCGCCGGTGGCGGCGAGAAGCTCCGGACCAAGGACATCCAGGTCGATCAGGGCGTACTCCGGGCCGAGGCCGAGGAGGTCAACCACGTCTGGCTGCACAGCGTCCGGACCGGTCGGCCGTTCGTGACCTGGAAGTTCGCCACCACCCTGGACGGCCGCAGCGCCGCGCCCGACCGGACCAGCCGGTGGATCACCGGCGAGGCCGCCCGCGCGGACGTCCACCGCAAGCGGGCCGAGTGCGACGCGATCGCCGTCGGCACCCAGACCGTCCTGGACGACGACCCCGAGCTGACCGTGCGCGACGAGCACGACCGCCCGGCCGGCCGCCAGCCGCTGCGGGTCGTGGTCGGCGACCGGGACGTCCCGGAGACCGCGCGGGTCCGCAACGACCGCGCCGAGACCCTGCTCCTGCCCACCCACGACCCCAACGAGGTGCTCCGGCAGCTCGACGACCACCAGATCCGCCACCTCTGGCTCGAGGGCGGGCCGACGCTGGCCGCCGCCTTCCTGCGCGCCGGACTGGTCGACCAGATCGTCGCGTACGTCGCTCCGGCGCTGCTCGGATCGGGCTTCTCCGCCGTCGGCGACCTCGGCGCGGAATCTATCGACCACCTGCGGCGCTTCACCCTTGCGGACGTCACTCGCCTCGGCGACGACGTCCGGCTCACCCTGACCCCCCTGGGAGGGAAGTAG
- a CDS encoding DUF2891 family protein — protein MSQRYVEIALQNLRTESPHQLDHVARDARAYSVRELHPAFHTSYDWHSCVHMHWLLVRLLPEATDPEPIRKALDQNLTADALAAEAAYLRSSPSFERPYGWAWALVLAAAVRQSPDAARWSEAMSPLVDAIVDLSLEWLQGAARPVRSGVHSNSAFALALLYDAAEALGQDKLTQAVRDKARAWFAEDREYPLQWEPSGEDFLSPGLSEADLMRRVLTEDEFAEWLPAFLPDLTALRPVEVRYPVDGRQGHLQGLNLTRAWQLAALSDALPEREPALRATVAAHLDAALPSVTSGDFNHDHWLATFAYLAQGGALVGPSR, from the coding sequence ATGAGTCAGCGGTACGTCGAGATCGCACTCCAGAACCTGCGGACCGAGTCGCCGCACCAGCTCGACCACGTCGCGCGCGACGCCAGGGCCTACAGCGTCAGGGAGTTGCACCCGGCGTTCCACACGTCGTACGACTGGCACTCTTGTGTGCACATGCACTGGTTGCTGGTGCGGTTGTTGCCGGAGGCCACTGATCCGGAGCCGATCCGCAAGGCGCTCGACCAGAACCTGACCGCCGACGCACTCGCGGCCGAGGCGGCGTACCTGCGGAGCTCGCCGTCGTTCGAGCGCCCGTACGGTTGGGCGTGGGCGCTCGTCCTGGCCGCGGCCGTCCGTCAGAGCCCGGACGCGGCCAGGTGGTCCGAGGCAATGAGCCCGCTGGTCGACGCGATCGTCGACCTCAGCCTGGAGTGGTTACAGGGAGCCGCCCGCCCGGTCCGCTCGGGCGTCCACTCGAACTCGGCGTTCGCCCTGGCTCTCCTGTACGACGCCGCCGAGGCCCTCGGCCAGGACAAGCTCACCCAGGCCGTCCGCGACAAGGCGCGCGCCTGGTTCGCCGAGGACCGCGAGTACCCGCTGCAGTGGGAGCCGAGCGGCGAGGACTTCCTGTCGCCGGGTCTGTCCGAGGCCGACCTGATGCGCCGGGTCCTGACCGAAGACGAGTTCGCCGAATGGCTGCCCGCCTTCCTGCCGGATCTGACCGCCCTGCGGCCGGTCGAGGTCCGCTACCCGGTCGACGGCCGGCAGGGCCACCTCCAGGGCCTCAACCTCACCCGCGCCTGGCAGCTCGCCGCGCTGTCCGACGCCCTGCCCGAGCGAGAACCAGCCCTCCGCGCGACGGTCGCCGCCCACCTCGACGCCGCCCTGCCGAGCGTCACCAGCGGCGACTTCAACCACGACCACTGGCTCGCCACCTTCGCCTACCTCGCCCAGGGCGGCGCGCTGGTGGGACCGTCCAGGTGA
- a CDS encoding nitronate monooxygenase, which produces MTGAWTASEVPVIGAPMAGGATKPALVAAVASAGGLGFLAGGYKTPEALGAEMAELGGAGVPFGVNLFVPGPSTLTEAEFRRYAEELADEGAPYGLELAGAPMVVDDDHWQGKIDLLLAHPVPFVSFTFGLPGADVVSALAAPGMQVLATVTTLGEARAAVELGVHGLIAQGTEAGGHSGTHTPEQPEGKPLRELVQQVVAETSLPVIAAGGVSESSQVRELLASGAAAVAVGTVLLRTDESGASAVHKEAIATAGSDATVITRAFTGRPARGLRNGFIERHEAGAPNGYPAIHHLTRPLRAAAAAAGQPDQVHLWAGTGYGRARTGPAADVITALAADL; this is translated from the coding sequence ATGACTGGTGCGTGGACGGCGTCGGAGGTGCCGGTGATCGGTGCGCCGATGGCTGGTGGGGCGACCAAGCCGGCACTGGTTGCGGCGGTTGCTTCGGCGGGTGGGCTCGGGTTTCTTGCCGGGGGCTACAAGACGCCGGAGGCGCTGGGTGCGGAGATGGCCGAGCTCGGCGGCGCTGGGGTGCCGTTCGGGGTGAACCTGTTCGTGCCGGGGCCGTCGACGTTGACCGAGGCTGAGTTTCGGCGGTACGCCGAGGAGCTGGCCGACGAAGGTGCGCCGTACGGGCTCGAGCTGGCGGGGGCGCCGATGGTGGTGGACGACGATCACTGGCAGGGGAAGATCGATCTGCTGCTGGCGCATCCGGTGCCGTTCGTGAGCTTCACCTTCGGGCTGCCGGGGGCCGACGTGGTGAGTGCGCTGGCCGCTCCTGGGATGCAGGTGCTAGCGACTGTGACAACTCTGGGGGAAGCGCGGGCTGCGGTCGAGCTCGGCGTACACGGACTGATCGCCCAGGGGACGGAAGCCGGTGGGCACAGTGGGACGCACACGCCGGAGCAGCCGGAGGGCAAGCCTTTGCGTGAGTTGGTCCAGCAAGTGGTCGCGGAGACCTCGTTGCCGGTGATCGCTGCGGGAGGAGTCAGCGAGTCGTCGCAGGTGCGAGAGCTGCTGGCGTCGGGAGCAGCAGCGGTTGCCGTCGGCACCGTTCTGCTGCGGACGGACGAGAGCGGGGCGAGCGCCGTACACAAGGAAGCGATCGCGACCGCCGGCTCTGATGCGACGGTCATCACGCGGGCGTTCACCGGGCGCCCGGCGCGCGGGTTGCGGAACGGGTTCATCGAGCGTCACGAGGCCGGCGCGCCGAACGGCTATCCCGCGATCCACCACCTGACCCGGCCGCTGCGCGCGGCCGCGGCGGCCGCTGGGCAGCCGGATCAGGTCCACCTGTGGGCCGGGACCGGGTACGGCCGAGCGCGGACCGGGCCTGCCGCCGACGTCATCACCGCACTCGCCGCCGACCTGTAG
- a CDS encoding S8 family peptidase: MSVRRPSTGRVVAAAALLTGVGLVATFTAPALAAQQPPAAPPTSTAIAGGAHFAVLVPAGAPLTAAEAAITANGGTIGQRWPQLGVVFARSTRADFAAAVRQAPGVESAGATRALNDLGAAAKHARRGPQFQRVPAVGGLPAGKSTAAEPLAANQWNMKLIQADQANAVNPGSRDVLVGVLDSGIDASHPDLAANIDRSASAGCGTEGVPDTSEAAWTDDYGHGTHVAGIVAAARNGVGVAGVAPNVRVASIKVSDADGYIYPEYAICGYVWAAEHQADIATASFSIDPWYLWCDDDPDQKAVSIAIQRAVSYAVGKSVVPVVSLGNQNWDLAHDITDTLSPNNGTPVTRATGNSCKMLPVEASGANGVTSVGAFKDRYYASNYGVGAADLAGPGGDRLFQIPQTPDANGQVLSTVPGGYGYLQGTSMAAPHIAGVLALVKSKYPTVSGQQLFTAAVRKADMLPCPAGGVHDPGGQGAWRAVCEGGATGAGFYGGGLVNALRVVS, translated from the coding sequence ATGTCCGTACGTCGTCCCTCAACCGGTCGGGTCGTGGCCGCTGCCGCGCTGCTGACGGGAGTTGGTCTGGTCGCCACGTTCACCGCTCCAGCTCTCGCGGCGCAGCAGCCGCCCGCAGCCCCGCCCACCAGTACGGCCATCGCCGGCGGCGCCCACTTCGCAGTCCTCGTTCCGGCCGGTGCCCCGCTGACCGCGGCCGAGGCTGCCATCACGGCGAACGGCGGAACCATCGGCCAGCGCTGGCCGCAGCTGGGTGTCGTGTTCGCCCGATCCACTCGAGCCGACTTCGCCGCAGCGGTCAGGCAGGCTCCCGGCGTCGAGTCAGCAGGCGCCACCCGCGCCCTCAACGACCTCGGCGCGGCAGCCAAGCACGCTCGTCGAGGTCCTCAATTTCAGCGCGTTCCTGCCGTCGGCGGCCTGCCCGCCGGCAAGTCGACCGCAGCCGAGCCCCTCGCGGCGAACCAGTGGAACATGAAACTGATCCAGGCCGATCAGGCCAACGCGGTGAACCCGGGCAGCCGGGACGTGCTGGTCGGCGTACTCGACAGCGGGATCGACGCGTCCCACCCGGATCTGGCGGCGAACATCGACCGGTCCGCGTCCGCCGGCTGTGGCACCGAAGGGGTTCCGGACACCTCCGAGGCCGCCTGGACCGATGACTACGGCCACGGCACGCACGTCGCCGGCATCGTCGCGGCGGCCAGGAACGGCGTCGGGGTGGCCGGCGTCGCGCCGAACGTACGGGTCGCCTCGATCAAGGTCAGCGACGCGGACGGCTACATCTACCCGGAGTACGCGATCTGCGGCTACGTGTGGGCGGCCGAGCACCAGGCAGACATCGCGACCGCCTCGTTCTCGATCGATCCCTGGTACCTGTGGTGTGACGACGACCCGGACCAGAAGGCGGTGTCCATCGCGATCCAGCGGGCCGTCAGCTACGCCGTCGGCAAGTCGGTGGTCCCGGTCGTCTCGCTGGGAAACCAGAACTGGGACCTCGCGCACGACATCACCGACACGCTCAGCCCGAACAACGGAACTCCGGTCACCCGGGCGACCGGCAACTCCTGCAAGATGCTGCCTGTCGAGGCCTCCGGCGCGAACGGTGTCACGTCGGTCGGGGCGTTCAAGGACCGCTACTACGCCTCGAACTACGGCGTCGGTGCGGCTGATCTGGCCGGACCGGGCGGTGACCGGTTGTTCCAGATCCCCCAGACCCCGGATGCCAACGGGCAGGTGCTGTCGACGGTGCCGGGTGGCTACGGCTACCTGCAGGGCACCTCGATGGCTGCCCCGCACATCGCCGGCGTGCTGGCGCTGGTGAAGAGCAAGTACCCGACCGTGTCCGGTCAGCAGCTGTTCACCGCCGCGGTGCGCAAGGCGGACATGCTGCCCTGCCCGGCCGGCGGCGTGCACGACCCAGGCGGCCAAGGCGCCTGGCGCGCGGTCTGCGAGGGCGGGGCGACCGGCGCCGGTTTCTACGGCGGCGGTCTGGTGAACGCGCTGCGCGTCGTCAGCTGA
- a CDS encoding riboflavin synthase, with translation MFTGIVEELGTVESLDLLEGDAARLTLRGPKVTEDARHGDSISVNGCCLTVVETGAGTFTADVMRETLRRTSLGGVEKGSTVNLERAVTAHARLGGHIVQGHVDGVGTIASREPAEHWEVVRIAAGPEILKYVAEKGSIAVDGVSLTVTDVDDATSTFGISLIPTTLELTVLGRNKIGDTVNLEVDVIAKYVERLLTAPKTVVGGNE, from the coding sequence ATGTTCACCGGAATCGTCGAAGAGCTGGGAACCGTCGAGTCGCTCGACCTGCTGGAAGGCGACGCGGCCCGGCTCACCCTGCGGGGCCCGAAGGTGACCGAGGACGCGCGCCACGGCGACTCGATCTCGGTCAACGGCTGCTGCCTGACCGTGGTCGAGACCGGTGCAGGCACCTTCACCGCCGACGTGATGCGCGAGACGCTCCGCCGGACCAGCCTGGGCGGTGTCGAGAAGGGCTCGACCGTCAACCTGGAGCGGGCCGTCACCGCGCACGCGCGGCTGGGCGGCCACATCGTCCAGGGCCACGTCGACGGTGTCGGCACGATCGCGAGCCGCGAGCCGGCCGAGCACTGGGAGGTCGTCCGAATCGCGGCCGGCCCGGAGATCCTCAAGTACGTCGCGGAGAAGGGCTCGATCGCCGTCGACGGTGTCTCGCTGACCGTCACCGACGTCGACGACGCAACCTCGACCTTCGGGATCAGCCTGATCCCGACCACGCTCGAGCTCACCGTGCTCGGCCGCAACAAGATCGGCGACACCGTCAACCTCGAGGTCGACGTGATCGCGAAGTACGTGGAGCGGTTGCTGACCGCCCCGAAGACTGTTGTCGGAGGCAACGAATGA
- the pnuC gene encoding nicotinamide riboside transporter PnuC: MIDWLLHEQVTIAGSPVLVREIVGNVFGLASALFGMRRLVSAWPIGIVGNVLLFTVFVGGLFDTPQDKDLWGQAGRQVFFALVSLYGWYRWYQTRHGGAKTGVQPRWATARQRLEMLGAAVVLYVIGYFVLRELGSWGPQWDAWILTGSILATYGMARGFVEFWLVWIAVDVVGVPLLIQAKFYPSAAMYVVYGLFCVLGFAAWWRINQRETVAVTPEPVVVG, from the coding sequence ATGATCGACTGGCTGCTGCACGAGCAGGTCACGATCGCCGGTTCGCCGGTGCTGGTGCGGGAGATCGTCGGCAACGTGTTCGGCCTGGCCAGCGCCCTGTTCGGGATGCGCCGGCTGGTGTCGGCGTGGCCGATCGGCATCGTCGGCAACGTGCTGCTGTTCACGGTCTTCGTCGGCGGGCTGTTCGACACCCCGCAGGACAAGGACCTCTGGGGCCAGGCCGGCCGCCAGGTCTTCTTCGCGCTCGTCAGCCTGTACGGGTGGTACCGCTGGTACCAGACCCGTCACGGCGGCGCCAAGACCGGCGTCCAGCCGCGGTGGGCCACGGCCCGGCAGCGCCTGGAGATGCTGGGCGCGGCCGTCGTGCTCTACGTGATCGGGTACTTCGTCCTGCGTGAGCTCGGCTCGTGGGGTCCGCAGTGGGACGCCTGGATCCTGACCGGGTCCATCCTGGCGACGTACGGGATGGCCCGCGGGTTCGTCGAGTTCTGGCTGGTCTGGATCGCGGTGGACGTCGTCGGCGTCCCGCTGCTGATCCAGGCCAAGTTCTACCCGTCGGCGGCGATGTACGTCGTCTACGGACTGTTCTGCGTGCTCGGGTTCGCGGCGTGGTGGCGGATCAACCAGCGGGAGACCGTAGCGGTCACCCCCGAACCAGTGGTGGTGGGTTAG
- the ribH gene encoding 6,7-dimethyl-8-ribityllumazine synthase — translation MSGSGAPTIETPRVEGARVAVVAAQWHPKVTDALVAGAVRALDESGVTDYSIIRVPGSFELPVAALHAAKAGYDAVVALGVVIRGDTPHFEYVCQAATNGLMEVGLSTGVPVGFGLLTCDNDPQALDRAGLPDSREDKGYESTQAALVTLAAIKSL, via the coding sequence ATGTCGGGAAGTGGAGCACCCACGATCGAGACGCCGCGGGTGGAGGGCGCCCGGGTCGCGGTCGTCGCCGCGCAGTGGCACCCGAAGGTGACCGACGCGCTGGTCGCGGGCGCCGTACGGGCGCTGGACGAGTCGGGCGTCACCGACTACTCGATCATCCGCGTCCCGGGCTCGTTCGAGCTGCCGGTCGCGGCACTGCACGCGGCGAAGGCCGGGTACGACGCGGTGGTGGCGCTGGGCGTCGTCATCCGGGGTGACACGCCGCACTTCGAGTACGTGTGCCAGGCGGCGACGAACGGGTTGATGGAGGTCGGCCTGAGTACCGGCGTACCGGTCGGGTTCGGGCTGCTGACCTGCGACAACGACCCGCAGGCGCTGGATCGGGCCGGGCTGCCGGACTCGCGCGAGGACAAGGGGTACGAGTCGACGCAGGCGGCGCTGGTGACGCTGGCGGCGATCAAGAGCCTGTGA
- a CDS encoding BTAD domain-containing putative transcriptional regulator, with product MSRIGVRLLGPFEVTRDGRRLAVAGQMRCSLLGLLALHGGQSVSMEAIVASLWSDRLPQNPRASVHTVASRLRRSLGSDAITRDVNGYTLCVDRADVDALRFTDLLDEAGRVTDSTVEHRLLREALELWAEPLSGDVFVQPLQDAERPKLLERYLGAVERRIDFDLAAERDRYDSDELWILTARHPFRESLWHRLLLALAAAGRRAEALEQYERLRVLLLDELGAVPAAELQVLHQQLLSDDDLDTVTENSNPSRRSATSASRRQVPRQLPADARHFTGREEILAAMDALVPDDAEADQPPEVVVLHGEAGVGKTSLAVHWAHQQKARFPDGQLYLNLRGYGPLEPLEVPAALAVVLRGLDVPSAEIPTDADACSALLRTELARRRMLLVLDNARNADQIRPLLPGASTFVVVTSRDRLSSLTVQGGVRQIPVRPLADDDARTLVTTIAPRHSFDRAALAEVVRLCGNLPLALAVVAEQFNRSPWLEPEQLISQLKDSSERLEVLSTGDSAGTDLRAVLSWSYQTLDAPTALVFRLIGRTPFDDLGLPAAAALTSLSVREVRRCIRRLADLHLINELPTGRVQLHDVLRAYARERSDDEDSLAARTAAIDRLTRWYLHTAAAARTAIGPPSDLIMPTPAAESDIQPLSFADHRQATRWFDQERSALVTLVVDAAARGRHELAAHLAFCLWDDLERSRALMGSDVVQLIAVESARQAGDPLMLALAYNQHGATLGMAGRVGEACDQLAKALELFLHLEHRAGELMVRGNLGVGLRLLDRHDESLEQLRLALDKTADLDTVQEARLRNSFGMTYLALGEYGEAVAMATSAIELHREAGDDRGRAYALDTLASAQQAGGDVTAAIENFEAAATLNSSLENAGGLIDALAHLGEAQHQAGLDDAARRSWQRALESLDLLTGSDQWNTAERTRLQDLLAGLSQ from the coding sequence GTGTCACGCATCGGGGTCAGGCTTCTGGGTCCTTTCGAGGTCACCCGGGACGGACGACGGCTTGCTGTTGCCGGACAGATGAGGTGTTCGCTGCTGGGCCTGCTCGCTCTCCACGGTGGGCAGTCGGTGTCGATGGAAGCGATCGTCGCGAGTCTGTGGAGCGATCGGCTCCCCCAGAACCCTCGCGCTTCCGTGCACACGGTCGCCTCCCGGCTCCGCCGGTCGCTGGGCAGCGACGCGATCACGCGCGATGTCAACGGCTACACGCTGTGTGTCGACCGGGCCGACGTCGACGCCCTGCGGTTCACGGATCTGCTCGACGAAGCCGGACGCGTCACCGACAGCACGGTGGAACACCGGCTCCTGCGCGAGGCGCTCGAGCTGTGGGCCGAGCCACTGAGCGGTGACGTCTTCGTGCAGCCACTGCAGGACGCCGAGCGGCCGAAGCTGCTCGAGCGGTACCTGGGAGCGGTGGAACGGCGGATCGACTTCGACCTGGCCGCCGAGCGCGACCGCTACGACTCCGACGAACTGTGGATCCTGACCGCGCGACATCCGTTCCGTGAGTCGTTGTGGCACCGGCTGCTTCTCGCACTCGCCGCCGCCGGACGCCGTGCCGAGGCACTCGAGCAGTACGAGAGACTCCGGGTTCTTCTGCTCGACGAGCTGGGCGCCGTCCCGGCGGCCGAACTACAGGTTCTGCATCAGCAGTTGCTGTCCGACGACGACCTGGACACCGTCACCGAGAACTCGAACCCGAGTCGCCGGTCGGCCACGTCCGCCTCCCGTCGTCAGGTTCCCCGGCAGTTGCCGGCCGACGCCCGTCATTTCACCGGTCGCGAAGAGATCCTTGCCGCGATGGACGCCCTGGTTCCCGACGACGCGGAGGCCGACCAGCCACCCGAGGTCGTGGTTCTGCACGGCGAGGCCGGGGTCGGCAAGACGAGTCTGGCCGTGCACTGGGCACACCAGCAGAAAGCACGTTTCCCCGACGGCCAGCTCTATCTCAACCTTCGCGGTTACGGTCCGCTGGAACCGTTGGAGGTCCCGGCCGCACTCGCCGTCGTGCTGCGCGGGCTCGACGTCCCGAGTGCCGAGATCCCCACGGACGCCGATGCGTGTTCCGCGCTGCTGCGGACCGAGCTCGCCAGGCGGCGGATGCTCCTGGTGTTGGACAACGCCCGGAACGCCGACCAGATCCGTCCCCTGCTGCCAGGCGCGTCGACCTTCGTGGTGGTGACCAGCCGTGACCGGTTGAGCAGCCTCACCGTTCAGGGCGGCGTACGGCAGATTCCCGTCCGGCCGCTCGCCGACGACGATGCACGGACATTGGTGACGACCATCGCGCCACGGCACTCGTTCGATCGCGCCGCCCTGGCCGAAGTCGTCCGGCTCTGCGGAAACCTGCCGCTGGCTCTGGCCGTGGTGGCCGAGCAGTTCAACCGGTCTCCCTGGCTCGAACCCGAGCAGCTGATCAGTCAGCTGAAGGACAGCTCGGAGCGGCTCGAGGTGCTCAGTACCGGCGACAGCGCCGGCACCGATCTCCGGGCCGTACTGTCGTGGTCCTACCAGACCTTGGACGCTCCCACCGCCCTCGTCTTCCGGCTGATCGGTCGGACGCCCTTCGACGATCTTGGGTTGCCCGCCGCGGCGGCGCTGACGTCGCTGTCGGTGCGCGAGGTTCGCCGATGCATCAGGAGGCTGGCCGATCTGCATCTGATCAATGAACTCCCGACCGGCCGGGTGCAGCTCCACGACGTACTGCGGGCCTATGCCCGGGAGCGCTCCGACGACGAGGACTCGCTCGCCGCGCGGACAGCGGCCATCGATCGACTGACTCGGTGGTACCTCCACACGGCAGCAGCAGCCCGCACTGCCATCGGTCCACCGTCCGACCTGATCATGCCGACTCCCGCGGCCGAGTCCGACATCCAGCCGCTGTCCTTCGCGGACCACCGGCAGGCCACCCGGTGGTTCGACCAGGAGCGGAGCGCTCTGGTCACGCTGGTCGTCGACGCCGCGGCGCGCGGCCGCCACGAACTGGCAGCGCATCTTGCGTTCTGTCTGTGGGACGACCTGGAACGCAGCCGCGCCCTGATGGGGAGCGACGTCGTCCAGCTGATCGCCGTCGAGTCGGCGCGGCAGGCCGGCGATCCGCTGATGCTGGCGCTTGCCTACAACCAGCACGGAGCGACCCTGGGCATGGCCGGCCGCGTCGGCGAGGCGTGTGATCAACTCGCGAAAGCCCTGGAACTCTTCCTGCACCTGGAGCACCGCGCCGGCGAGCTCATGGTCCGGGGCAACCTCGGGGTCGGGCTCCGGCTGCTCGACCGTCACGACGAATCGCTCGAGCAGTTGCGGCTGGCTCTGGACAAGACCGCCGACCTCGACACCGTCCAGGAAGCCAGGCTGCGGAACAGTTTCGGGATGACCTATCTCGCCCTCGGCGAGTACGGCGAAGCCGTCGCGATGGCGACGTCCGCGATCGAGTTGCACCGCGAGGCCGGCGACGACCGCGGACGCGCCTACGCCCTCGACACCTTGGCCTCGGCTCAACAGGCCGGCGGTGACGTGACCGCCGCGATCGAAAACTTCGAAGCGGCCGCGACGCTCAACAGCAGCCTGGAGAACGCCGGTGGTCTGATCGACGCTTTGGCCCACTTGGGCGAGGCCCAGCATCAAGCCGGACTGGACGACGCCGCCCGCCGCTCCTGGCAGCGGGCTCTCGAATCGCTGGACCTGCTCACCGGGAGCGATCAGTGGAACACCGCCGAACGCACCCGGCTGCAGGACCTTCTCGCCGGCCTGAGCCAGTAG